The genomic DNA GCGCGCCGACAACGTCACCGGCACCGCGCTGGTGGTCGCCGGCGGCGCCGAAGTGCACTGAAAGACAACGCCCGGAGCGCCGCGCGGCGGCCCGCCCGCGAATCCCGCGCTCCGGAGGGAGGTCGACGATGGTCAAGCCGGTCGAACTTAATCACGCCGCTTTCAGGATCGGAGACGTCCAGAAGAGCCGCGAGTTCTACGAGAAGGTGATCGGGCTCAAGCCGATCGAGCGTCCTGACTTTCCCTTCGGCGGAATGTGGTACGGGGTCGGCAACTGTTCGATCCATCTGATCGTAAGCAAGAAGCGCGACGACGGCCCCGACCCCACCGGGCCGCATATCGCGATCGAGGTCGACGACCTCGACAAGACCAAGGCCGAGCTCAAGGCGATGGGCGTGCCGTTCCTCGACGGCGACGCGATGCGGGCGCGGCTGAGCGAGGAGGATCAGCGCCGTCTGGGGCGTCAGATCTGGGTGCTCGATCCCGACGGCAACACGGTCGAGCTGCGCAAGAGCGGCGCATAGTCGCTGACTGGGTCGCCCGCCGCGCTCAATTCGCGGGCAAGGCGCCGTCTGAAGTGATTGCGGAAGTGACGGCCGAGCTTTTGCCATTGCTCGGGGCATAGATCATACCCGAGCGTCTGGATGAACAGACCAGGGCGGCGA from Candidatus Binataceae bacterium includes the following:
- a CDS encoding VOC family protein, translated to MVKPVELNHAAFRIGDVQKSREFYEKVIGLKPIERPDFPFGGMWYGVGNCSIHLIVSKKRDDGPDPTGPHIAIEVDDLDKTKAELKAMGVPFLDGDAMRARLSEEDQRRLGRQIWVLDPDGNTVELRKSGA